From one Eucalyptus grandis isolate ANBG69807.140 chromosome 9, ASM1654582v1, whole genome shotgun sequence genomic stretch:
- the LOC104418434 gene encoding heptahelical transmembrane protein 4, translated as MARKRFQKSELSSETMESHQQQPSTNEGKGKRLWKKVKYQLVEYHSLPAYLRDNEYIVGHYRAEWPLKQTLLSIFTIHNETLNVWTHLIGFFVFLSLTIYTASKVPNVVDIHSIHLPDVLRKADLHKIHAELMTSLPSLPNMPDLHRLREELRTSLPSMDLLPSLSGWHVVELLYNCLPERFSHDHTDVCVLRSMKDDVLNMIAPLVTRPITRWPFFVFMGGAMFCLLASSTCHLLSCHSERLSYIMLRLDYAGIAALIATSFYPPVYYSFMCDPFFCNLYMGFITILGIATVLFSLLPVFQNPEFRTIRASLFFGMGFSGVAPILHKLFLFWNHPEALHTTGYEILMGAFYGMGALVYAMRVPERWMPGKFDIAGHSHQLFHILVLAGAYTHYRAGLVYLRWRDLQGC; from the exons ATGGCAAGAAAAAGGTTCCAGAAATCGGAATTGTCTTCTGAAACGATGGAGAGCCATCAGCAGCAACCGTCCACGAATGAAGGAAAAGGGAAGAGGTTGTGGAAGAAGGTGAAGTATCAGCTTGTGGAATACCACTCTTTGCCCGCGTATTTGAGGGACAATGAGTACATTGTCGGACATTACCGAGCCGAGTGGCCTTTGAAGCAAACTCTGCTCAGCATCTTCACCATTCACAATGAGACGCTGAACGTTTGGAC CCATCTGATTGGATTCTTCGTATTTCTTTCCCTCACCATATATACTGCTTCTAAGGTTCCAAATGTTGTGGATATCCACTCCATTCATCTCCCTGATGTACTGAGGAAGGCTGATCTACACAAAATTCATGCAGAACTGATGACATCTCTCCCTTCCTTGCCTAATATGCCTGATCTGCACAGGCTTAGGGAAGAGTTGAGGACTTCCTTGCCTTCCATGGATTTGTTGCCATCATTATCTGGCTGGCATGTGGTGGAACTTCTGTATAATTGTTTGCCCGAGCGGTTCTCCCACGATCACACTGATGTTTGTGTTCTG CGGAGTATGAAGGACGATGTGCTGAACATGATAGCTCCACTCGTGACCAGACCCATTACACGCTGGCCCTTTTTCGTGTTTATGGGTGGGGCGATGTTCTGTTTGCTGGCCAGCAGCACATGCCACCTCCTATCGTGCCATTCTGAGCGCTTATCATACATCATGCTCAGACTCGATTATGCTGGAATCGCAGCTCTTATAGCCACATCATTTTACCCGCCCGTATATTATTCGTTCATGTGCGATCCCTTCTTCTGCAATCTTTACATGGGATTCATAACCATTTTGGGTATAGCCACTGTCTTGTTTTCCCTCTTGCCAGTCTTCCAGAACCCGGAGTTCCGCACAATACGGGCTTCGCTGTTCTTTGGGATGGGATTCTCCGGAGTAGCCCCTATCCTGCACAAGCTCTTCTTGTTCTGGAACCACCCTGAGGCTCTCCACACTACTGGGTACGAGATTCTGATGGGAGCATTCTATGGCATGGGAGCTCTTGTTTATGCCATGAGGGTACCAGAGAGGTGGATGCCCGGAAAATTCGACATTGCAGGACATAGTCATCAACTCTTCCATATATTGGTGCTGGCAGGCGCGTACACACACTATCGTGCAGGTTTGGTTTATCTTAGATGGCGGGATCTGCAAGGATGTTAA